The Leucothrix mucor DSM 2157 DNA window ATCACTCACGATCTGGCCGTCGTGGCCAATATGGTAGATGAAATCGCTGTATTTTATCTGGGCTATATCGTCGAGCATGGCACCACCGATCAGATATTGAAGAATCCCAAGCATCCGTATACCAAGGCGCTTATCGAGTCCATCCCGACCTTGCACACCAATGAACCGCTTAAACCAATTAAGGGCAGCATTCCTGATCCTTATAGCAAAATTACCGGCTGCCCGTTCTGGAAGCGCTGCAATCAGGTGACTGATAGATGTCGCCAGGAAGTGCCCCCGTTTGTTACCCAAGAAGATGACCACAAGGTCAGATGTTTCGAGGCATAAGACATGAGTACTACACCATTAGTTGAAGTCGACGGCCTGAAGATGTATTTCAGTATGAAAGGCGGCTCATTCAGTCGACGTAAAGGCGTAATCAAAGCCGTTGATGACCTGAGTTTCAAGATATATCCCAATGAAACCTTTGGCTTAGTTGGCGAGTCAGGCTGTGGCAAAACCACCGTTGGCCGAGCCATTTTAAAAGCCGTTCAACCCACCGGCGGTAAAGTGATTTATCACAGCAAAAACGGTGAAAAAATTGACCTTGTACCCATGTCGAACAAGGAGCTTCGCCCTTACCGCCAAGAAGTACAAATGATATTCCAGGACCCTTATTCATCACTGTCTCCACGTATGACGATTCAGGAGATCTTGGAAGAACCGATGCGGCTCGCAGGCATTACCGATAAGGAATACCTGTACGAGCAAGCCGCAGAGATGATCGAACAAGTGGGCTTAAGAAGCTCTCACTTGATGCGCTACCCGCATGCTTTCTCTGGTGGCCAACGCCAGCGAATTGGTATTGCACGTGCCTTAATTACGCGCCCACGCTTTATCGTGGCAGATGAAGCGGTCAGCGCACTGGATGTGTCTGTTCAGGCCCAGATTCTGGAGATACTGGCAAACCTCAAGGATAAATTTGAGCTGTCATACCTGTTTATTTCGCACGACTTGAGCGTAGTGAAATACCTCTGTGACCGGGTTGGCGTTATGTACCTTGGACGCATCGTAGAGGTAGCCCCCACCGAGGCCTTGTATGCACGGCCTTTACACCCTTATACCGAAGCTTTATTACACGCAATTCCCGATATAAACGAACGGCAAATCCGCAGCGATATTCTGGCAGGAGAAATTCCTGACGCAGCCAATCCTCCCTCTGGCTGTGCCTTCCATAACCGCTGCAAATATGCCAAAGACCGTTGTAAACGCGAAGTCCCTGAATTAAAGGAACTGACCGATACGATCAATGGCAAAGCTATCTTACGACAGAGTGCCTGCCACTTTGTTGAAGAGATCTACGACAAGCACTGAGAGGAAATCATATGAAACGTAAACTGATGGCATTAACCCTATTGCTGGGTTCATTTAATGTCTGGGCAGCCAATCAAGAAGCACCAATGCTGACTGAAATGGTCGAAAAAGGCTCGCTTCCTGCCTTGGAAAAACGCCTTCCTGAAAATCCGATGGTCATCACCCCAATTGATAAAGTGGGGAAATACGGTGGTACCTGGCGTCGTGTCGAACCTAACTATCACTTTCATGAGTGGAGTAATGAGCCTCTTGTCATGCTGGATAGCAAACAGGATTATGTCCCTAATCTGGCAGAGTCTTTTGAGCTATCAGATGACAAGCGCACTTATAAATTTACCCTGCGCAAAGGTATGAAATGGTCCGACGGTGCGCCATTCACCACGGAAGATGTAGACTTTTGGTATAACAGTCTGGAACTGAATTCAGACCTGGAGCCCAGTGTTAAGTCGCTATTTTTATCCGGTGGCGAGCCTGCCAAGTTGAACATCATTGATGCCCAAACTTTTGAGTTGCAGTACAAAGAGCCCAACCCGAACTTTATCGAGATGCACCTGCGCTCAACCATGGAATTCCGACTGCCACAAAGCCCCAAGCACTATCTTAAGGATTACCTGCAAGGCATGGCTGACCAAACTGAACTGGATAAGAAAGTGGCGGATGCAGGTATGACCGATTGGCGCCAGCTGTTCCACAACCGCTGGAATACCCGCTCTAACACCAACCCTGATCTGCCAGTACTTTATACTTGGGTCTACAACACTGATCCTCAACAACTTCAGCAGCAAGCCGTGCGTAACCCTTACTACTGGAAAGTTGACACTGAAGGTAACCAACTGCCTTACATTGATGCGATGAATTGGCCACAAACCGCTGAGCCACAGGTCATTATCCTGAAAGCACTGGCGGGTGAGGTCGACATGGACCGCATATCCAAGCTGACCAGTGATTTCACCGCGTTGAAGAAAGGTGAGAAGAAAGGTAACTACAAAACCCGCATGATGGAGCTAGATGATCACGCCAATATGCTGGTGCTATTTCCAAATCTGGATTATGACGGTGAGGAAAAAGAAGTTCAGCGCCTGATGCGCTCGAAATCCTTCAGACAAGCTATTTCATTAGGAATTGATCGTGAAACGCATAACGATATTCTGGGTATCGGCCTTTCTACACCGGCCCAATCGGTCATTTTGCCAAGCTCTCCGGGTGGTAGTGAAGAAACTTCCAGCGCTTACACCAAGCTGGAACTGGACAAAGCAAACAAGATACTCGATGACCTTGGTCTGAATAAGCGTGACTCTGATAACTACCGGCTGGGTAAAGATGGCAAAGAGCTGAGCTTTTTAGTGCACTTTCAGGCAGGTCGTAAGATCAGTGAAGAAGGCGCGATTTTGCTGAAAGCAGACATGGACAAGCTAGGCCTGCGCTTTACCATGCGCTCGGATGAAAAAAGTTACTTCGAGCAAGTTCGACGTGGTGGTGATTATCAGATGGTATTACACAACAATACTTCCGGTTTGAATCCATTGTTTGGGGCTAACAACTACTTCCCTGTTATGTCGGAGAATAACTTTGCACCTAAGCAGTCTGCTTACTTCTTATCGAAAGGTAAAAGCGGGGTAGAGCTCACACCAGAAATGAAAGAGCTGGCTGATATCTACGAGCAGCTACTTCAGGAAGCGGATAAAGCGACCTTCGCCAGTAAAGTTGATCAGGTGATGAAACTGCATGCTGAGAACCTGTGGGCGATCGGTATTTTACGCTATACCGCCTCTCCTGCCGTGGTTCATAACCGGATGAAAAACGTACCGGCAAAGCTTTACTCGGTCTATAAGAGCCCGTTCTACCACTACAAAGAACAGTACTACATCGAAGAGTAATACCTTAGGGGCCTATCTTTCTTGGTAAGCCCCTTTTTCATCTACCAGCTTAGTAATGGAGCCAACTTATGTCAGTACAGCAGCAACATGGTGGTGAGTTAAGTGATGAGGAGTTCCGGAAATTCACACTCTATTGCAACCAAAGCAACAATTACCATGATGACACCAAGCGCGCTGAGATTCTCGGCCAGCCGAATGAAGATGTCCGAATAGCACCCGGCGCTATCGTTCGGGTTAAAGAAAACCACATCGGGAAAAAGTCCTACGTTGGTTTATACAGTTATGTGAATGGTGATGTTGAGATTGGCGAGAATGTGTTAATCGGCCCTCATGTCAGCATTGTTGCCTCTAATCACCGCTACAACCCTGCAGAAGATAAATTTAGCGGCAGAAGCGATGAAGTGGCTGGCAAGGTCGTGATTGAAGACGGCGTTTGGCTCACCTCGGGAGTCGTCATTACACCCGGTTGCCACATCGGCAAATGTGCATTGATCTGCGCCAATTCGGTGGTCACCACCGATATTCCGGCTTACGGAATTGCCGCCGGAAGTCCTGCCAAAGTCATCGGCAACATCGACCCGAAAACGGGAGACTACCATTGGTTCCACAAGGAACAGAACAATGCTTAATTTAGCCAGAACCCACGATTTTCAAGTCCAGCTCTCACCTAGTAAGGCCTACCCTGCAGCGGTAAACCCACCGAGTTTTAATTGGCCAGAGGCTACCGCCCACGAGCACTACACACTGGAGCTAAAGCACCCTTCAAGCGATCAGCTGTGGCGTTGGGAGCAAGTCAATTCACCCATGCAGTTATCCCATGAGTTGCCGATAGGGCAGTACCAATGGCGCTTAATGACTAGCTCGGCCCAGCAGCCAGAACAGGTTTCAGACTGGATCGATTTTCAAATCACAGAAGCACAGCCCAACTACCTGGCGCCCACCGCAAACGAGCTGTTTGAACAGTGTGATGGCCATGAACAATGGCTGATGTACTTTGACGAAGATATCCAATCGGTCAAAGCGCATTCTAGCGAGCTATACCCCAAGCTTAAGCACACTGCCTCGCTCTCCGTCCCTCTTTCAGAGATTCGCTACCCCAGTCACTATCAACGTGGTCAGGAAGAAGGTAAGCGAGAAGCAATCGCGAATGCCCGAGAGTGGATAGACCGTGACTTAATGGTGCATGCCCTGCTCTATCGGGTTTGGGGTGAAGAGGCTCATGGCCAAGAGGCTATGAGCCGGCTACTACAACTCGCCGAGTGGAGCACCGAAGGTCCGGCCTCGCTATTGCAACCCTGCACTTGGGGTGATGAAGTTGGATGCTCGCTGGCACGTAATCTATTTATCGCCTATCACTGGCTAAGTCCGTTGCTCAACGACAATGAAAAAGGCCTGTTTATCAGGCCGATGCTAGTGCGCATTGCAAGGCAAATTATGGAGCGCCTTGCTCAGGATAACTTTAAACAGTACCCCGGACACTCACACACCTCACGACTCCCAGCTTATCTTGGCCTCGCAGGACTTGCGCTATACCGCGAACACGACCGCGCAGAATGCGAGCAATGGCTAACCGAAGCACTGACGATTTACCGTGGCATTTTACCGTTTTATGGTGGCATTGATGGCAGTTGGGTCGAAGGCCCATTCTACGCATCCACCTATAGCAAATGGTTTCATCCGTTCTTTTTAAGCGTTGAGCGCCTATCAGGCTTCTCATTTTATCAGCATCCGTTTTATCAGAACTTTCTGAGCTTTGCTCAGGATTTTATTGCCCCGGAGCAATCCATCCACCCCTTTAGTGACGGCTTTTGGTGCCGAAGGGAAGGCAAAGAATGGCCGGGCTTTTTTGCCCAAAACCCCTTGCGAATTTACGCCGCACGTTTTGGGGATGCGCTGGATTATCAGCAGTCACTAGCGCTGGAACGTGCAATTACTGATTATCGGTTGCACCTGTTAGATCTGGTGCCTACGGTTAAACAAATTGCCTTTAACGCAGCCGCTGAGCACAAACAACCCAGTGATGAAAAACTGGCAGAGCAACAGGCTCTCAGTCATTACTATACGCATGCGGGCTTGGGTAAATTAACACAACAGGGTTTGTCGCTTTACTATCGTGCCAGTGCATTTGGCAATAGCTCTCACCGCCATGGTGATCAAGGTAATGTCAGTTTTTTTGATAATAATATTGGCGTACTGGTTCCCACCGGCAGCTATGGCTATCGCTTTGGCAGCAAACACCACAGCCAATGGACGCGACAGACAATCGCTCACAACTTGCCATTAGTGAGTGAACAAGGCCAAAAGCTTGATGATCAAAGCGCGGTAGGCCTCGTAGTAAACAGTCTCACCGAGTCGAACTGTCACATCGTCACCTTAGATTTAAGCGAGTCTTACGCAGAGCCACTTGAACGCTTTTACCGGACGCTGGTATTGGTGGAGGCTTATGGCCTGATTATTGTGGATTCTATCGAGCTGAGTGATGAACACACTTTACATTGGCGTTTACATAGCCCGCTCAGCGCTAGCGTGAGTGATGACCAAAGTACTGTGTTGTTATCTGACCCAGCCACCAACATCAGCCAATATAAATGCCACATTTTGAGTCATTTAGATGTGCAGCTAACCTTAGCGCATGGTTATGAGGGAGAATTAACTATTCCGGAGCGAGCCATTGAATCAGATGCCAGCAAAGAGATTGTGCATTTGGACTGGCAATTACCGCTTAGTCGTACTCATTCTGTAGTCGCTTGCTGTATTAAGGAAGGCGCAGAGCTGCCGAAAATACGGTATTCAACCGATAATTCAGGTGGTAGTAGAACAGTGAGTGAGTTACTGATTGGAGAGCAAGTAATACCGATAGCTAGCTGATGAAGTAAGCGGTGAAGAATATGGGAATTCGTGAGTAAGGAGAGTAACTCACGAATTCCCTATTTCTTGCGATGTGACCAACGAATTTCTTTTTATTGTTTTGATTTTTATTATTATTTTTGTTTCGTTGTAGCCCCTTGAAGCTGATGCCCATTATGCTGGTTCTGGATGAACGGTCTATTAATTAAACAAACTAAATGACCTAATAGTTGACCCCTCCCACCAAGAAAATACGCAATACAATATAAGAGTGATCCAAAAAAGCTCCTGTCACCGCTGGGTACACCGGGCATTTAGCGGGACATTTCTTATTAGCTTGGAGGGATACTGATCATGCTTAAGCAAACTACACTCATTCTCACCACGGTAGCGGTATTATTAGCCGTATCGCAGGTAGTGGTTTCATCTCCCAACCTCAGCGATGTCAGCATACAAAACATAGGCTATGCCGGTAACGGCTGCCCTGCTGACTCTGCAGCCATCGTTTTTGCAGAAGACAGGAAGAGCGTGTCGGTACGGTTTGATGAATACATCGTTGAAGCAGGCGACTCTGGCCAGCGGACTTTTGCCCGTAAAAAATGCGATATCGCTTTTGGTTTGAAAATTCCAGAAGGGATTAGTGTCATGCTAGTCGATGCAGACTACCGTGGCTTCCTTAATCTGCCTGCGGGTGCTAAAGCGACTTTTACCCGTGATTATTTCTTCGCTGGCAGCAAAGGGGAAACACAGACTTCTAGCTGGGATGGCAGCCTTAGCCAAGACTTTCAGATTAAGGACAGTTTGGATATTTGGTCACCCTGCGGAGCTGATGTGATTCTGCGCTCCAAAAATGCGAGCACCGTTCGCACTAAGACTGGAAAGCCAGCTTCGTTAAGCGTCAACACCAGCATCAAGCTACAGGAAGAGCCGGTTGTACGTTACAACCTTGCTTATCGCAGCTGTTAAAAAGCAAAGCCCTTTGCTAGCAAAAGTGGTCTTAAGTTTTGTGATTTGAAGCGTGCCGGAAACGGCGAAGATATAGCGAAGTATGCGATGAAGAATATGGGAATTCGTGAGAGAGGAGAGTAACTCACGAATTCCCTATTTCTTACGATGTAACCAACGAATTTCTTTTTATTGTTTTGATTTTTATTATTATTTTTGTTTCGTTGTAGCCCCTTGAAGCTGATGCCCATTATGCCGATGCTAGATGAATGGTCTATTAATTGACCAAAATAAATTACTTTTTGTTTAGATTTCTCAGTAACAACTCACCTGTCGTGGTCGACAATGGAAGTCAGATCAGGGAGGCAAAGGCCTCATCAGTCAATGCTTTAATATCTGCTTCACTGCTTTCACTCGCTCGCGCATAAGCCCGCAAGCCCATTACCTGCATCTGCAGCAAGCTAGCCAAGCGCTTAGGGTCCTTACTGCTGGCAAGCTCGCCCTTGGCTTGAGCTTGCGCAAATAGTTTCGCAAAGGCCACTTCTACTGTGCCCAGCAGCTGCTGCGCTTCGGCCAGTAGTTCAGCATTGTCATCGGTTAACTCTGAGATGGTTTTCACCAACATGCACATATTGCTAGGCGCTTGGGCATGGCTAATCACCACGCTGCTTAAGAACTGCCGCAGTGCTTCAAGTGGCGACTCATTGGCGTCTGCAAAGGACTGGAGCAACTCCAAACTGGCGCTGGCGTAGTACTGTAAGGTTTCCTTAAACAAGCCCTCTTTGCTGCCAAAGCTGGCGTAAATGCTGCCGGGGCGCATATCGATCGCCTCTTGCAGATTGCGCATTGAGGTTGCGTGAAAACCCTTTTCCCAAAATAAATCAGTCGCTTTTTGTATCACGTCCTGACGGTCGTACTTAGCAGTGTTGGCCATAATAAGCCCTCAAAATATCACTCTGAACATGCGTTCAATGATAGTTTGAACAGGTGTTCAAGTCCAGTTATAATCAAGTCCATTACAACTTATGAACCCACATAGGCCATAGAAATGAACAAGACTAGTCAACCTGAAGTACTGCTGTTCGATGTCAACGAAACGCTACTCGATATCACGATTCTAGAACCTTTCTTTGAGCGCGTTTTTCACAATCCATTGATGATGCGAAACTGGTTTGCCGAGCTGATTTTGTACTCACAAGCCATGACCGTTTCTGGCCTCTATGAGCCGTTTGGCAGCCTAGCCGTCGGCACGCTGAAAATGGTGGGAGCCAACCACCAGATTTCAATCAGCGATGACGATATTGCCGAGTTTAAATCGCTAATGGGAAGCCTGCCGCCGCATCCCGATGTTAAGCCTGCTCTGGAGCGCTTTCAGGCAGCGGGCTATCGCCTAGCAACACTCACCAATTCAGCCCCGACACAATCGCCGACCTTATTAGAAAAGGCAGGTATTAATGACTTTTTTGAAGGCCAGTACAGCGTCGAAACAGTCCAAGCCTTCAAGCCGCACCCAGCGACTTACCAACATGCCGCTAAAGCATTAGGCGTTGAAATGGATAAAATCTGTCTGGTTGCGTGTCATTTGTGGGATACGCTTGGCGCACAAGCGGCCGGTAGTTCTGGGGCATTTATCACTCGCCCGAATAACAATCGGCTAATCACCGATAAGGTTCCACAACCCGATTTTGTAGCGCGAGACCTGATGGATCTGGCAGATCAGCTTGATGCCAAAAGCTAAGCTGCACTATGCGTGGATTATGGCTGCGGTGGGTGCCTTGGCCATATTCTGCGGGCTGGGCCTAGCGCGCTTTGCATTTGGCATGTTACTGCCATCCATGTCCGCGTCGCTGGGGCTGGATCACGCTCAGGGCGGCCTGCTGGGCTTTGCCAATATGGCCGGATACTTAATTGCGGTATTACTAGTTCCTTTTGTATTGCCCCGACTTGGCACACGTGCCAGCGCCACCGCCAACCTCCTCCTGATCGCCGCCTCAATGATCGGCATGACGCTAACCACCAGCTTCCCCCTACTCTGCGCGCTCTACTTACTCACAGGGATTGGCAGTGGCGGCGTGGTATTACCCATTATGAGCGTGATGTCGCAATGGTTTCATCCCTCACATCGCGGTCTGGCATTAGGCATCGCTATGTCCGGGCCGGGCTTTGGCATTATTCTTTCAGGATTCGTCGTGCCAAAACTGGCTCCCGTTTTCAGCTTATTGTCTTGGCAAACCGGTTGGTTAATCTTTGCCGTCATTAATATCGCCGTTGCCGCTGTGACGGTTGCCTTAATCCGCAATAAGCCAAGCGATATCGGCCTCGCTCCCTTCGGGCGCGCACCAGCCTCATCGCTAAAAAGCACCGAAGTCCCGAAAGAAGATAAATTTAAACTGCTAGCGCACTTAGGACTGATTTTTGTCGCCTATGGTGCCACCTATATGGTCTATGTTACTTTCGTGGTGACCAGTATGGTCGAGTCCTATCACTTGAGCGAAGCCGCCGCCGGCGAACTGTGGGCGTGGTTTGGCTTCCTCAGTATTTTTTCAGGCATCGTGTTTGGATGGGTGTCAGATCGGGTCGGTCGGCGTATCGGCTTGGCCTTAGCTTTTACGGCGTTATCCATCGCCTACTTTCTAGTCGGCTTAAGCGACTCGGAGTCTGGACTAACGTTCTCGATCATTCTGTTTGGTCTCGCGGCGTGGAGCGTTCCCGTGATTATGGGCGCATCGGCGGGAGACTACTTCGGTCCTGCAGCGGCGGCCAATGCCCTTGCTGCACTTACTCTGGCCTTTTCTGGCGGACAAGCCATCGGGCCCGTGGTAGCGGGCCTGGCAGCAGAAGCGACCGGAGATTTCAGCTCAAGTTATACTGGTTCCGGAGTAGCCGCTATGGTGGCTATTGGACTGGCTTTACTGCTTCGTACTCACAAAATTAATCGCTAATCGAAACGGAGAGACTCATGTCAAATACTGAAACGAAACCCGATTACCAAGGCCTCAGCGCTGTCTTTATTAACACCACATTGACCCCATCCCCCAAGGACAGCCACACCGATATGCTCATGGACGTGGTTCGCGACATCATGCACGGTGCAGGGGTTTCTGTAAGCTCCTATCGCAGCGTGGATCACGATATTGCGCCCGGCGTTTATCCCGATATGACCGAGCATGGCTTTAAGAGCGATGCATGGCCCGCGATTGGCAAGGCGGTCAAAGACGCTGATATTCTAGTGCTAGGCACACCGATCTGGCTGGGCGAAGTGTCATCGGAATGCCGCAAAGTCATCGAGCGCCTTTATGCACACAGCGGCGAGATGAATGAGAAAGGTCAGTACGTGTTTTATGGAAAGACGGCTGGCGCGATCATCACCGGTAATGAGGATGGCGTGAAGCATTGCGCGATGGGTATGCTCTATTCATTGGCGCATATCGGGTATATGATTCCGCCTCAGCCTGACGCAGGTTGGATTGGCGAGATTGGCCCCGGCCCATCGTATGGCGATGAAAAAGAAGATGGCTCACGCGTCGGCTTCGATAGCGAATTCACCGCACGCAACGCCACTTTCTTAGCATGGAACCTGATGCACACGGCCAATATGCTTAAACAGGCAGGCGGCTTGCCAGCGTATGGCAATAGTCGCCGCGCATGGGATGACGGTGAGCGGTTTGACCACCCTAACCCCGAATATCGCTAGCAACACATTTTAAGGGCCTCAATAACAAAGCCCACCAAACTCATAAGAGGAGAGAATCATGTCGACACCATTGGACCACAGCCGTCACGCAACATCGATTGGACAGTTTTTAGAAGAAGCCGCACAGCGTTATTCCAACCTCAATGCCTTTTCCTGTGGCCCGATGAAGCTGGGCTATTCTGAGCTTGCCCAACATGGAAAAGCTTTTGCCGCCTACTTACAAAGCGTTGGTGTAGCGAAAGGTGATCGCGTGGCGATAATGACGCCTAACCTGCCCGCATTCCCGATTGCGACTTTAGGTATTCTCAAGTCCGGCGCGGCTCAAGTTAATATCAATCCGCAATATACCGCTTCCGAATTAGAGCATCAGCTAAATGATTCCGGCGCAGAAACGCTAGTCGTGTTTAGTGGCAGCACGGCTTCTTATGCTGCGATTAAAGATAACTGCCCCGTTAAGCGCGTGATCGTTGTTAATATGAGCGATGGCACCAGCAGCGATTTGCCTTCACCGGAGCTAGACCCTGCGATTACCGACTTTGTACGCTTCTCCGATGCCTTGGCTACTGGTGCTGAGCTTGAGTTTCAACCTGTGGAAATAGCGCGTGAAGATCTGGCCTTTTTACAATACACCGGCGGTACAACAGGCCCATCCAAGGGGGCAATGCTTAGCCACCATAATATCCTCTCGAATATCGCCCAAAGCTACGAGCGGATTGCAGATGTCACTTGTGAAACCGAAGAAGTGGTTGTCACGGCGATTCCGATGTATCACATCTTTGCGCTGAGTGTGAACTTCCTGACTTTTGCTGGCTGTGGCTCACACAATATATTGATTACCAATCCACGCGATATGGCTGGCTTTATGGCCGATATCAAAGACAGTGGCTTTACCGTTATCACTGGTGTGAACACCTTATATGCGGGTATGACTTCGCATCCTGACTTTGTAAATGTGGATTTCTCAAAGCTTAAAGCCAGCATTAATGGCGGCACGGCAGCACTGGAAGCGACCTCAGATAAATGGCAAAGCATCACCGGACGCCCGCTAATTCAGGGTTATGGCTTGTCAGAAACCTCGCCAATTTTAACTTGGACCTTAGCCAGCGTGCGCACCTTTACCGGCAAGATCGGGCAGGCATATCCAGATACCGACATCAAACTGCTGGATGATGCTAATAACGAAGTCGCAGTTGGTGAACGTGGTGAGCTAGTGGCCAAAGGCCCACAAGTCACCAGTGGCTACTACAAGCAGCCTGAAGCGACTGCCGAAGCATTTACAGCCGATGGTTACTTCCGCACCGGCGATATTGCCATTGCTGATGAGACTGGCACTTTTAAAATCGTCGATCGCAAAAAAGACATGGTGATTGTCTCCGGCTTTAATGTGTACCCCAATGAAGTGGAGCAAGCAGCCGCTAAATGCGAGGGTGTTCGAGAATGCGCTTGTTTGGGTGTGCCCGATGAAAAAACCGGTGAAGCAGTGAAGCTGTTTGTGGTTAGAGAGGCAGGCAGCAAGGTGACTCAAGAGGATATTATTGCGCATTGTCGCGATCATCTGACCTCATACAAAGTCCCTAAAATCGTGACTTTCATTGACGAAGTGCCTAAATCAGCGGTTGGTAAAATGCTCAGACGTGTCCTGCGCGACGCGTAAATTTCGAGGCTCATGGTTAAATTAGTCATGAGCCTCTCCATTGATCAATTAGAGAGAACCATGACAAGTTTAAAACAACAAACTGAAGCAAAAGTTGCCGCTGGCCGACAGGCTAATCCTGACTTTATGAAAGGCATTGATGAAGTAATTGCAGAGGCCAAAGCCTTTCAGCAAGGTGGCGATGCATTGGCGGTGGGCCAGCGAGTGCCTGCGTTTGAACTGCCTGATGCAGAAGGTAACTTAGTCTCTTCTGCGGATTTATTGGCGAAAGGCCCGTTGGTGGTGACTTTTTATCGCGGCAGTTGGTGCCCGTATTGCAACCTGCAGCTGCGAGCCTTACAAGCGCGCTTGGCGGATATTAATGCGCTGGGTGCGCAGTTGGTTGCGATCAGCCCGCAAGTCCCTGATGGCTCACTCTCCAAGAATGAAATTAGCGAAATGGATTTCATTGTACTGTCTGATCAAAATGCAAAGGTTGCTGCAGAGTATGGCGTGGCATGGGAAGTGCCTGAGTTTATGTTGAATCACATGAAAGTGGATCGCCAGCTTGATCTTGAATCCATTAATAACGGCAATGGCAGTGTGTTACCGATTCCGGCGACCTTTGTGATTGGGACTGATGGGGTTATTACTTGGCGCTATGTTGATGTGGATTATCGAACCCGCTCAGAGCCTGACGATATTATCGAGGCATTGAAAAAGCTGTCAGCTTAAGCCTTCGGTAAGCAACTAGGCTAAAGTTTAACGGCATTCTCCCGCGCAAGAAGCAACTAGATAACAACTGCCGCTCGAAATAACTTTTTAGTTAGATACTTAAACAGTAAAAAG harbors:
- a CDS encoding peroxiredoxin-like family protein — translated: MTSLKQQTEAKVAAGRQANPDFMKGIDEVIAEAKAFQQGGDALAVGQRVPAFELPDAEGNLVSSADLLAKGPLVVTFYRGSWCPYCNLQLRALQARLADINALGAQLVAISPQVPDGSLSKNEISEMDFIVLSDQNAKVAAEYGVAWEVPEFMLNHMKVDRQLDLESINNGNGSVLPIPATFVIGTDGVITWRYVDVDYRTRSEPDDIIEALKKLSA
- a CDS encoding YbfB/YjiJ family MFS transporter, with protein sequence MPKAKLHYAWIMAAVGALAIFCGLGLARFAFGMLLPSMSASLGLDHAQGGLLGFANMAGYLIAVLLVPFVLPRLGTRASATANLLLIAASMIGMTLTTSFPLLCALYLLTGIGSGGVVLPIMSVMSQWFHPSHRGLALGIAMSGPGFGIILSGFVVPKLAPVFSLLSWQTGWLIFAVINIAVAAVTVALIRNKPSDIGLAPFGRAPASSLKSTEVPKEDKFKLLAHLGLIFVAYGATYMVYVTFVVTSMVESYHLSEAAAGELWAWFGFLSIFSGIVFGWVSDRVGRRIGLALAFTALSIAYFLVGLSDSESGLTFSIILFGLAAWSVPVIMGASAGDYFGPAAAANALAALTLAFSGGQAIGPVVAGLAAEATGDFSSSYTGSGVAAMVAIGLALLLRTHKINR
- a CDS encoding AMP-binding protein; translation: MSTPLDHSRHATSIGQFLEEAAQRYSNLNAFSCGPMKLGYSELAQHGKAFAAYLQSVGVAKGDRVAIMTPNLPAFPIATLGILKSGAAQVNINPQYTASELEHQLNDSGAETLVVFSGSTASYAAIKDNCPVKRVIVVNMSDGTSSDLPSPELDPAITDFVRFSDALATGAELEFQPVEIAREDLAFLQYTGGTTGPSKGAMLSHHNILSNIAQSYERIADVTCETEEVVVTAIPMYHIFALSVNFLTFAGCGSHNILITNPRDMAGFMADIKDSGFTVITGVNTLYAGMTSHPDFVNVDFSKLKASINGGTAALEATSDKWQSITGRPLIQGYGLSETSPILTWTLASVRTFTGKIGQAYPDTDIKLLDDANNEVAVGERGELVAKGPQVTSGYYKQPEATAEAFTADGYFRTGDIAIADETGTFKIVDRKKDMVIVSGFNVYPNEVEQAAAKCEGVRECACLGVPDEKTGEAVKLFVVREAGSKVTQEDIIAHCRDHLTSYKVPKIVTFIDEVPKSAVGKMLRRVLRDA
- a CDS encoding flavodoxin family protein; its protein translation is MSNTETKPDYQGLSAVFINTTLTPSPKDSHTDMLMDVVRDIMHGAGVSVSSYRSVDHDIAPGVYPDMTEHGFKSDAWPAIGKAVKDADILVLGTPIWLGEVSSECRKVIERLYAHSGEMNEKGQYVFYGKTAGAIITGNEDGVKHCAMGMLYSLAHIGYMIPPQPDAGWIGEIGPGPSYGDEKEDGSRVGFDSEFTARNATFLAWNLMHTANMLKQAGGLPAYGNSRRAWDDGERFDHPNPEYR